Below is a window of Trueperaceae bacterium DNA.
CCTCTCCAGCGCCCAGCTCGGCATCACCGTCACCACGCTGCTCACCGGCTACACGATGGAGCCGGCCGTGTCGCGGCTCCTCTCCGGCCCGCTCCTGGACGCGGGCCTGACGAGGGACCTCGTGCGCCCCGCGACCACGGTCGTCGCCGTGGCGCTGGCCACGCTGCTCTCGATGATCTTCGGCGAGCTCGTCCCCAAGAACCTCGCGCTGGCGCTGCCCGAGCTCACGGGCCGGCTCGTCGCGCCACTGCAGATCGCTTTCACGACCGTCTTCGGCCCGTTCGTGCGGCTGCTCAACGGGTTCAGCAACGTGATCGTGAGGGCCTTCGGCGTCGAGCCCCGCGAAGAGCTCTCGTCTGCCAGGACCGTAGAGGAGCTCGCCAGCCTGGTGAGGCACTCGGCCAGCGAGGGCAGCCTCGATCCGCGGGCGGCCACGCTGCTGACGCGGACCCTCGACTTCGCCGAGTTCACCGCCGGGGACGTCATGACCCCGCGCACGCGCATGGTGACGCTGCCCGCGACGGCCACCGCCGCCGACGTCATAGCGCTCGCCCGCGACACGGGGCACTCGCGCTTCCCGATAACCGGGACCGGCATCGACGACGTCATCGGCGTCGTGCACGTGAAGGGGGCGCTCGCGGTCCCCCGCGACGAGCGCGACCTCACGCCCGTGACGGCGTTCATGCGCGAGGTCAGCTTCGTGCCGGACACGCAGACGGTGGCCGTGCTGCTCGGCCACCTCAGGGGCGGCGGCCAGCTCGCCGTGGTCCTCGACGAGTACGGCGGGACGGCCGGCGTCGTGACGCTCGAGGACCTGGTCGAGGAGCTCGTGGGCGAGGTCGCCGACGAGCACGACAGGCGCGAGGCCGTCCCCCGCCGGTGGCCGGACGACTCCTGGACGCTGCCCGGCATGCTGCGCCTCGACGAGGTCGAGGAGCGCGTGGGCCTGCGCGTGCCGGAGGACGAGGACTACGACACCCTGGGCGGCTTCGTGATGGCCGCGCTCGGCAAGGTGCCGGAGCGCGGCGACGCCGTCGCGGTGCCGGGGGGCCGGCTGATCGTCACGCGCATGGACGGCCTGCGGGTCGACAGGCTGCGGTTCGTGCCCTCACCCCCCGACGACGCCGTGGAGGACGGGGCCGAAGGGTGAACGGCTGGTGGGGCATCTTCTGGCTGGTCGTCCTCCTGGCCGGCAACGCCTTCTTCGTGGCCGCCGAGTTCGCCGTCCTGGCCGCCAGGCGCGCGCAGGTGGAGCCGCTGGCCGAGGCCGGCAACCCGGCGGCGCGGGTCGCGCTGTGGGCGATGGAGCACGCCTCGCTGATGCTGGCCTGCTCGCAGCTCGGCATCACCGTCTGCTCCCTGCTGATCCTCAACGTCTCCGAGCCGTCGATCCACCGCCTGGTGGAGGGTCCGCTGCACGCCCTGGGCCTGAGCGAGTCGCTGACCTCCGGCGTGTCGTTCGCCCTCGCGCTGGTGCTCGTCACCTTCCTGCACGTCACGCTCGGCGAGATGGTGCCGAAGAACATCGCCTTCTCGCGCCCCGGTCCGTCGGTGCTGCTCCTCGGGCCCGCGCTGGCCGGCGTGGCCCGCGTCACGCGACCGGCGATCACGGCTCTCGACCGCACCGCGAACTGGTTCGTGAGGCGCCTGGGCGTGGAGCCGCGGGGGGAGGCTACGGCGGCCTTCACCCTCGACCAGGTCGCGACCATAGTGGCCGAGTCGGAGCGGGCGGGGCTGTTCAGGGACGTGAGCGGCACCGTCACGAAGGCGTTCGAGTTCACCGCCAAGCGCGCGAGCGACCTGGCCGTGCCGCTGCGCTCGCTGGTGACCCTGCCGCGCCGCGTCACGCCTCGGGAGGTGGAGGAGGCCGTCGGCAGGCACGGGCACTCGCGCTACGTCCTCGTGGACGAGCGCGGGGAGATGGTCGGCTACGTCCACTTCAAGGACGTGATCGCGTTGCCCGATTCGTCGGTGGACGCGCCGCTGCCCGAGCGCAGCGTCAGGCGCCTCGCCGCCGTGCCGGGGGACGCCGAGGCCGAGGAGGTGCTCGCCTTCATGCGCAGCTCCGGCTCGCACCTCGCCGTCGTCAGGGGCGCCGCGGGCGAGGTCCTCGGCGTGCTCTTCCTCGAGGACATCGTCGAGGAGCTGATAGGCGAGGTGCGCGACATCTCGAGCCGCCGCGCCGCCGAGGTGTAGTCTGCCCGGGTGACGACGCCAGCCGGCGCCCTCCAGGCCGTCGAGCCGGCCACCTACGACGAGGAGCTGAGGCGCGTGCAGGCGCGCCGCATCACCGGCGCGCTCCTCGTCGGCCAGAGCCTCGGCTCGGCCGGCACGGTGGCCGCGGCCACCGTCGCCGCGATCGTCGGGGCGGAGCTGTCCGGCCTCACGTCGCTCGCCGGCCTCCCGGCGGCCGTGAACCAGGTGGGCATCGCCGTGGGCTCGCTGGCGTGGAGCCGCCTCTCGGACACGCTCGGCCGGCGCGGCGCGCTCAGCCTGGCGCTGGTCACGGGTGCCCTCGGCGCCGCTCTCGCCATGACAGGCGTCGCGCTCGGCAGCCTGCCGCTCGTGCTCCTCGGCCTCGTGGTGTCCGGCTCCGGCAACGCGGCCGTGCAGCTCGGCCGCTTCGTGGCCGCCGAGGTGACGCCGCGGGCGCAGCGCGCCCGCGCCATCGCCACCGTGGTGCTGGGCGGCACGGTGGGCAGCGTGCTCGGACCCGCCCTCGTCGCGCCCACCGGCCGCCTCATGGAGTCGCTGGGCCTCAGCGAGATCGCCGGCCCCTACATCGCCACGGCGGTCGGGTTCCTCCTGACGGCGGCGCTGCTGTTCACGTTCCTGCGCCCCGAGCCGCGGCTGATCGGCGCGGCGCTGGGGGCGCGGGAGCGCGGCCGGGCCGAGGAGGCCCCGCCCCGCACGGTGCGGGAGATGCTCGGCGACGCCAACGTGCGCGCGGCCGTCACCTGCATAGTCACGGCGCACATGGTCATGGTCGGGCTGATGCAGATGACGTCCCTGCACATGCACGACCACGACCACTCGCTGGCGAGCATCTCGGTCGTCTTCTCGAGCCACACGTTCGGCATGTTCGCTTTCTCCGTGGTGTCCGGCTGGCTCACCGACAGGTGGGGCCGCAAGCGCGTGGCCACGCTCGGCGCCGCGATCCTGCTCGCCGCCTGCGCCCTGGCGCCCCTCTCCCCGAGCGTGCCGCCGGTGGCCTTCGCCCTGTTCCTGCTGGGCCTGGGCTGGAACCTCTGCTACGTCTCCGGCTCGGCGCTGCTCTCCGACGCGCTGTCCACGGCCGAGAAGGGGCGCATGCAGGGCTTCAACGACCTGCTCGTCGGCGGCTCCGCCGCGGCGGCCGCGCTGCTGGGCGGCCTCGTGATGGCCACCGCCGGCTACACGGTCATGGCCATCCTGGGCTTCGTGGCGACCCTGCCCCTGCTGGTTCTCGTGGTCCGCCTGCCCGCCGTGCGCGTCAGCGTCGCCGGCGCCGCCGGCAGCGACTGAGCCCGGTCCCCCCTCACTGCCGTGTGGTAGGCATATGCGCAGATGCCGACACTGAGGGCCACGGTCGGCCAGGCCGTGGTCAGGTTCCTGGCCGCCCAGTACAGCGAGCGCGACGGCGCTAGGCGCCGGCTCGTGCCCGGCGTGTGGGCGATCTTCGGCCACGGCAACGTGGCCGGCCTGGGGCAGGCGCTGGAGGAGCTCGGCGACGAGCTCGAGCTGCCCACGTACCGCCCGCAGAACGAGCAGGCCATGGTGCACGCCGCGGCGGCCTACGCCAAGCACGTCAACAGGCTTGCCACGTTCGCCTGCACGGCCTCGATAGGCCCCGGCAGCGCGAACATGCTCACGGCCGCGGCCGGCGCGACGATCAACCGCCTGCCCGTGCTGCTCCTGCCCTCCGACCTCTTCGCCTCGCGGCGGCCCGACCCGGTGCTGCAGCAGCTCGAGCACCCGCTCGAGCACGACGTCACCGTCAACGACGCGTTCCGGCCGGTGTCGCGCTTCTTCGCCCGCGTCGACAGGCCGGAGCAGCTCCTCTCGGTGCTGCCCGCCGCGATGCGCGTGCTGACGGACCCGGTCGAGACCGGCGCCGTGACGATCGCGCTGCCCGAGGACGTGCAGGCCGAGGCGTTCGACTGGCCGGCGGCGTTCTTCGAGGAGCGCGTGTGGCGCGTGCCCCGCCCGGTGCCGGAGCCGGAGGCCGTGGCCGCGGCGGCCGACGTGCTCCGCGAGGCCGAGCGGCCGCTGATCGTCGCCGGCGGCGGCGTCGTCTACTCCGAGGCCACCGCCGAGCTGGCCGCCTTCGCGGAGCGCCACGGCGTGCCGGTCGTCGAGACGCAGGCGGGCAAGGGCGCACTGCCCTGGGACCACCCGTGGAACGCCGGCCCCGTGGGGGCCAACGGCGGCAGCGCCGCGAACGAGCTCGCCGCCGAGGCCGACGTGATCCTCGCGGTGGGCACGCGCCTCTCCGACTTCACGACGGCCTCGATGACGGCCTTCCGTAGGCCCGGCGTGCGGTTCGTGGGGCTCAACGTCGCCCCCGCCGACGCCTTCAAGGTCGGGGCGGTGCCCCTCGTCGCCGACGCCAGGCGCGGCCTGGCGGCCCTGTCGCGGTCCCTCGGCGGTTGGCGCGCGCCGGAGCTCTACGCCCTCGAGGTCACGAGCCTCAAGGACGCCTGGCACGGCGAGGTGGACAAGCTGCGCCGCCTGGGCCCGCCCGTCGCCGCGACCGGCGGCGGGGGCGAGGAGGGCCCCAGCGAGCGCGTCCCCGGCGCGATGATCTCGCAGGCCGAGGTGATCGGCATCGTCAACGAGGTGTTCGGGGGCCGCGCGACCGCGATCAACGCCGCCGGCAGCATGCCCGGCGACCTCATGAAGCTGTGGCGCCCCGAGGACCCGAAGGCCTACCACGTCGAGTACGGCTTCTCGTGCATGGGCTACGAGATCCCGGCCGGCATCGGCGTCAAGCTCGCCGAGCCCGAGCGCGAGGTCGTCGTGTTCATCGGCGACGGCTCTTACCTGATGGCGAACTCCGAGATCGTCACGGCCGTCGCCGAGGGCCTCAGCCTCACCGTGGTCGTCGTCGACAACCACGGCTTCCAGTCGATCCACGGGCTGCAGCGCTCGGTCGGCTCGCCGTCGTTCGGGAACGAGCTGAGGGCGCGGGACCGGCGCACGGGCCGGCTGGACGGGCCCGTGGTGAGCGTCGACTACGCGTCGCACGCCGCCGCCATGGGCGCCGCCGCCGTGGAGGCGCACTCCGCGGCAGACCTGAGGTCGGCGCTGGAGGCGGCGCGCGCCGCCCAGGGCGTCACCGTGGTCGTCGTGCGCGTGCACCCCGAGCGCCGCGTGGGCTCGTACGGGTCGTGGTGGGACGTGCCCGTGGCCGAGGTCTCCGGCCGGGCCAGCGTGCGGGCGGCCCGCGAGGCGTACGAGGAGGCCAGGCGGCGCGCCGTGGAGCACCGCGCCGGCGCGACGGCGGAGGTGGAGGCATGAGCGGGCCCGCGGGCCTGGGCGTCGCGGTGGTCGGGGCCGGCCGCATCGGCGCGCTGCACGCCCGCCACCTGCTGGGCGCCGTCGAGGGCGCCAGGCTGGTCATGGTCGTGGACCCCGACGCCGCCGCCGCGGAGCGGGC
It encodes the following:
- a CDS encoding MFS transporter, with the protein product MTTPAGALQAVEPATYDEELRRVQARRITGALLVGQSLGSAGTVAAATVAAIVGAELSGLTSLAGLPAAVNQVGIAVGSLAWSRLSDTLGRRGALSLALVTGALGAALAMTGVALGSLPLVLLGLVVSGSGNAAVQLGRFVAAEVTPRAQRARAIATVVLGGTVGSVLGPALVAPTGRLMESLGLSEIAGPYIATAVGFLLTAALLFTFLRPEPRLIGAALGARERGRAEEAPPRTVREMLGDANVRAAVTCIVTAHMVMVGLMQMTSLHMHDHDHSLASISVVFSSHTFGMFAFSVVSGWLTDRWGRKRVATLGAAILLAACALAPLSPSVPPVAFALFLLGLGWNLCYVSGSALLSDALSTAEKGRMQGFNDLLVGGSAAAAALLGGLVMATAGYTVMAILGFVATLPLLVLVVRLPAVRVSVAGAAGSD
- a CDS encoding hemolysin family protein — translated: MSDWLMLGLGLLLTAGTGIFVASEFALVNLDRAVLQARQERGEKGLAALIAALRHASTHLSSAQLGITVTTLLTGYTMEPAVSRLLSGPLLDAGLTRDLVRPATTVVAVALATLLSMIFGELVPKNLALALPELTGRLVAPLQIAFTTVFGPFVRLLNGFSNVIVRAFGVEPREELSSARTVEELASLVRHSASEGSLDPRAATLLTRTLDFAEFTAGDVMTPRTRMVTLPATATAADVIALARDTGHSRFPITGTGIDDVIGVVHVKGALAVPRDERDLTPVTAFMREVSFVPDTQTVAVLLGHLRGGGQLAVVLDEYGGTAGVVTLEDLVEELVGEVADEHDRREAVPRRWPDDSWTLPGMLRLDEVEERVGLRVPEDEDYDTLGGFVMAALGKVPERGDAVAVPGGRLIVTRMDGLRVDRLRFVPSPPDDAVEDGAEG
- a CDS encoding hemolysin family protein, which translates into the protein MNGWWGIFWLVVLLAGNAFFVAAEFAVLAARRAQVEPLAEAGNPAARVALWAMEHASLMLACSQLGITVCSLLILNVSEPSIHRLVEGPLHALGLSESLTSGVSFALALVLVTFLHVTLGEMVPKNIAFSRPGPSVLLLGPALAGVARVTRPAITALDRTANWFVRRLGVEPRGEATAAFTLDQVATIVAESERAGLFRDVSGTVTKAFEFTAKRASDLAVPLRSLVTLPRRVTPREVEEAVGRHGHSRYVLVDERGEMVGYVHFKDVIALPDSSVDAPLPERSVRRLAAVPGDAEAEEVLAFMRSSGSHLAVVRGAAGEVLGVLFLEDIVEELIGEVRDISSRRAAEV
- the iolD gene encoding 3D-(3,5/4)-trihydroxycyclohexane-1,2-dione acylhydrolase (decyclizing), which encodes MPTLRATVGQAVVRFLAAQYSERDGARRRLVPGVWAIFGHGNVAGLGQALEELGDELELPTYRPQNEQAMVHAAAAYAKHVNRLATFACTASIGPGSANMLTAAAGATINRLPVLLLPSDLFASRRPDPVLQQLEHPLEHDVTVNDAFRPVSRFFARVDRPEQLLSVLPAAMRVLTDPVETGAVTIALPEDVQAEAFDWPAAFFEERVWRVPRPVPEPEAVAAAADVLREAERPLIVAGGGVVYSEATAELAAFAERHGVPVVETQAGKGALPWDHPWNAGPVGANGGSAANELAAEADVILAVGTRLSDFTTASMTAFRRPGVRFVGLNVAPADAFKVGAVPLVADARRGLAALSRSLGGWRAPELYALEVTSLKDAWHGEVDKLRRLGPPVAATGGGGEEGPSERVPGAMISQAEVIGIVNEVFGGRATAINAAGSMPGDLMKLWRPEDPKAYHVEYGFSCMGYEIPAGIGVKLAEPEREVVVFIGDGSYLMANSEIVTAVAEGLSLTVVVVDNHGFQSIHGLQRSVGSPSFGNELRARDRRTGRLDGPVVSVDYASHAAAMGAAAVEAHSAADLRSALEAARAAQGVTVVVVRVHPERRVGSYGSWWDVPVAEVSGRASVRAAREAYEEARRRAVEHRAGATAEVEA